The Procambarus clarkii isolate CNS0578487 chromosome 91, FALCON_Pclarkii_2.0, whole genome shotgun sequence region agtcgaagcgaattttcccataagaaataaagggatttgaattaatccgttccccaccctccaaaatattaacaaaaatacattttatactgaatacaatgtttttttttctaactacaatacagtaccaaagttactcttacctttatggagggctcttgatggcgtatgaaagatggtgatgggggaggaggagagttgttactgtttggaaggggagtccccttccattatcacatcaggcagtgatgttttctctggggtactctctctctctcctttgttttgcctgaataccactaggacctggttgtggttcagtgcttgtttgtctcacgacaaatttgtcaagagacatttgtttttccattcgtttaacatttgtctgtaatgatgcatcactttagcacccataatgtcctttttcttagctagtatggtggatatcgttgattgagatttgttgtactgcctagcctgTCCAACAAcctgcacaccatcttcatatttatgaatgatctcttgtttctgctctatggtcattcttacatgggatctcatatgttgagccttaccactgactttcctgggactcatggcgtgatatataataattactttaatgttcaaaatgcaaaaaatcaccacaaaagcggaatttcttataggcgcgatcgtcactaacctggtagctgtagtaaactgaggtagGTCGGACCGCTTGactgggaaccacgcgctcggccgacccgaacgtgtaccaacaaatatcggatgtCGATGACACCATcgaatgtcgagtcgcatttttcgatgaaatttatatcgtaactcgaaattatcgtaagtaggggcaatcgtatgtcgaggtgccactgtatatggaTAAAGGCTTAATGGAAACAGATTGATAGTGTATGACATGTCTGTGATAATTCACAAGGAGCACCTTACAATGAGGTATAGTTTTGTAAACTGGTGTTCCTGTGTTTGGTTTGCTAAGGTGACACTGGGTTTCCACGATAGGTTCAAGTGTGGAAGGTATGGTGAATGAATATCATTTTAAATATCTTTAGCCTTCTTTCCTTATATTGATCTCCCGTCTTCTCCAGTTTGACACTAAAATTGCATACAGAAGGTGTATACAATTTTCCTTTGATCCAAATCCCATTTTAGTGAACTAACACTACATATTTGTATATACTCAATTGTTAAATTAACAGCTATTGTATCACAGGTAAGTAAATAACATTCAGTGCTAATTGCCTTGATGCACGATTAGTAAATACTTTAACAGCTGTTAAGAGGGAAAAGAAACTACAATATAACTTTAACCAAATAATGTACAATATCTATAATGATTACATCTAATGGAATGCATCATGCTACGTTCTGAATTAAAATTTAACACAAAAAAGTTCTCAATTTAAACAAAAATGTCACATACGAGATGCTTCAATAATCACGTAAATAAATGCATTTTACTTGCTTCAGTATATAATGAGATACAATTCTATTAAagaacttacaaaatactaagctGATTATTGTACTAGGCCACAAAGTATCGGTCAAATAATCTGCACTTACTGCTCGAGCTTCACAATAAAACAAGGTACTGTTAATGACTAATATAATAAGCTCAATAATACTGAGCGTTTACATTATTCTCTTTTGGAGGCAGCTTTTACTTTTTTGGCAATTTGCTCCTCCTTGAATGCCTGATACACATATGAAAATATAACAATTTGCACCATAATTATGGAAGAAACTGCtccaaaaatataattttttggaTGTTCAATACCAAATTCTTTTTCAACAAAATCTTTAACTATATAATAAGAGAAAAATGGAAGGGTAAACATAGCAATACTATGAGCAAGGAGTTTTAAAAGGACATTGCCTGGGCTTGGAAGCTTAGGAGCCTGGCCATTTAAATGTATTGATGCAGATGGTAGGTTTTCAGCTTGTAAATTTTCTGATGCCTTTAGACAGCCTGCCATCTTGCCTTCAAATTAAACAGTTATGGAGGTGGGTGACTGCTCACAGTGTAACCTGGAAATACAAGTGTAATTTGAGAGAAAATATGAATATCTAAAATCAAACATTGAATATATAAAATTGAATATCTAAAATCGAACATTGAACACCTCTTCTGGTGGAGCCCTCCATAGCTCCCCAAAATTAGTGCTGGT contains the following coding sequences:
- the LOC138359568 gene encoding uncharacterized protein translates to MAGCLKASENLQAENLPSASIHLNGQAPKLPSPGNVLLKLLAHSIAMFTLPFFSYYIVKDFVEKEFGIEHPKNYIFGAVSSIIMVQIVIFSYVYQAFKEEQIAKKVKAASKRE